A window from Bradysia coprophila strain Holo2 chromosome X unlocalized genomic scaffold, BU_Bcop_v1 contig_20, whole genome shotgun sequence encodes these proteins:
- the LOC119068858 gene encoding monocarboxylate transporter 13-like has translation MAVNVSKCSQRIKKVPPDGGYGWAIVAAFAISYGILVPAITNFGLIFKDKLTAMNLSASDISLVININSAFSMSMGLINGALQRNFGYRKIGIVSGAAFALGIILCSCSSNFISFVFTYGLLTAAGFGLSLSSFQLAISTYFLEKRNKATGIAMSVAGIGPILFPPMVTYLLMTYGVNGTVLILGGISIHTVMAALMLQPIKWHMKLILVQPEEEVLIKECSDSDEKSDDVFVKPGFYIGIKESNANSHKHKHSDNIDLSSGDEEEPVDRSYNYIDHDIDMQSIYGCEQMPIVRKMSTKQVNRCDSAIHNSYSLKELNSKYIRSSSVEGAVNAHLVKPRKRWFETGSIDTINLGSAVDIFGQRGLDRNESKRLMHSFSRIVEEENKTAEEMDEEERRKSEIIQEKIAMEKMINEKQHTSFWRAVGRWTVHFFDLDLLRDKTYVNILLGISFAIFAEFNFSILTPFILYEMDFSTVEVASLMSTVAISDVISRFVSPWIGDYFEQSSRIMYMISLVFLVVIRMAFLWVSSYSTMIFIMIILGIGRGIRTVYMNVIIPDHVPIERLASASGLQMVTNGIFLLIFGSIIGVMRDISGTYASCIVFINVVTVLTLIMWSVELIYVHVTRTN, from the exons ATGGCAGTCAATGTATCGAAGTGTTCTCAAAGAATCAAGAAAGTGCCACCGGATGGTGGGTATGGATGGGCCATAGTAGCAGCATTCGCCATTTCttat ggAATTCTTGTGCCTGCTATCACGAATTTTGGTCTGATCTTCAAAGACAAACTTACAGCCATGAACTTATCAGCCAGTGACATTTCACTTGTAATTAATATTAATTCAGCCTTCAGTATGTCGATGGGCTTAATTAACGGTGCACTGCAACGAAATTTTGGATATCGAAAGATTGGAATTGTGTCTGGTGCAGCATTTGCGCTTGGTATTATACTATGTTCGTGCTCGAGTAATTTTATTAGTTTCGTTTTCACATACGGACTTCTGACTG CTGCTGGATTCGGATTATCGTTATCATCGTTTCAACTTGCTATAAGTACATACTTTCTAGAAAAGAGGAATAAAGCTACTGGTATTGCAATGTCAGTAGCTGGTATTG GACCGATTCTTTTCCCTCCTATGGTCACGTACTTATTAATGACCTATGGTGTCAATGGAACTGTTTTGATTCTTGGCGGCATATCTATTCATACCGTAATGGCCGCACTGATGCTCCAGCCTATTAAATGGCATATGAAGCTAATACTAGTTCAACCTGAAGAAGAGGTTCTAATAAAGGAATGTAGTGACAGTGACGAAAAGTCAGACGATGTTTTCGTAAAGCCAGGGTTTTACATAGGTATAAAGGAATCGAATGCAAATTCAC ataaacataaacattcgGATAACATAGACTTATCGTCTGGAGATGAGGAGGAACCCGTAGATAGGTCATATAATTACATCGATCATGATATAGATATGCAGAGCATATACGGCTGCGAGCAGATGCCAATTGTGCGTAAGATGTCGACGAAACAAGTGAATCGTTGCGATAGTGCCATTCATAACAGCTACTCATTGAAAGAATTGAACAGCAAATACATTCGAAGCTCAAGTGTAGAAGGAGCGGTCAATGCTCATCTCGTCAAGCCACGTAAAAGATGGTTCGAAACTGGATCTATTGATACCATAAATTTAGGTAGTGCGGTCGACATCTTTGGTCAACGAGGGCTCGATCGAAATGAGTCAAAGCGATTGATGCATTCATTCAGTCGGATagttgaagaagaaaataagaCAGCAGAAGAAATGGACGAGGAGGAAAGGAGAAAGAGTGAAATTATTCAGGAGAAAAT AGCTATGGAAAAGATGATAAACGAGAAACAGCATACCTCATTTTGGCGTGCTGTTGGCAGGTGGACCGTTCATTTCTTCGATCTGGATCTGTTGCGCGACAAGACTTACGTCAACATATTGCTTGGAATCTCATTTGCTATATTTgccgaattcaatttttccattttaacacCGTTCATTTTGTACGAAATGGATTTCAGTACCGTTGAAGTTGCCAGTCTGATGTCAACGGTGGCTATATCGGACGTAATAAGTCGATTCGTTTCGCCATGGATTGGAGACTATTTCGAGCAATCGTCTCGAATTATGTATATGATCAGTTTGGTGTTTTTGGTGGTTATTCGTATGG CTTTTCTCTGGGTATCATCCTACAGCACAATGATATTCATCATGATAATACTGGGAATAGGACGAGGCATTCGAACCGTTTATATGAACGTTATAATACCAGACCATGTACCAATTGAACGTTTAGCATCCGCATCCGGTTTACAGATGGTCACGaatggaatatttttgttaatattcgGATCGATTATTGGAGTGATGAGGGACATATCAGGAACCTACGCGTCTTGTATAGTATTCATAAACGTTGTGACGGTGCTAACATTAATAATGTGGTCAGTGGAATTAATCTATGTCCATGTAACACGGACAAATTGA